The DNA window AAGCCAGGGAAATCGAAAAGGCCCGCAAAAAGGCTGAAGAAGAAGCCAAGCGGCAAGCTGACCGGAACAGCCGCAATGCAACGGCTCCTTCCGATCGGGGAGGGCGGCCGCCCAAAATGCCGGGCAACCTGCCAGACCTCAAAACCAATCCCCTGCAGGACGGTCCGCAACTCTCGGCCGACTTCTTGGCCCTCGTTGCCCCGTACACGGATTTCATCCTCAAGCAAAACCGCAAACTCTCGCCCGCCCAGGCCCAACACATCGCGGAGACCATCCTCGCCTACAGTGCTCATTACGGGGTTGACCCCCGGCTGGTCATGGCACTTGTTTTGTGCGAGTCGAATTTCGACCCCAACTCCACCAGCGGGGCAGGAGCCCAAGGGCTCGGCCAACTCATGCCCGGCACCGCCCGGGGGCTCGGCGTCGGCAACAGCTACGACACCGAAGAAAACCTCTACGGCACCGTCAAGCTCCTTCGCGGCAACCTGGACAAATACACCGCCAAAACCGGCGACTCGTTCGAAGGTTTGGTCCTGGCTTTGGCCGCGTATAACGCCGGCCCGGGGGCCGTATCCAAGCATGGCGGCGTTCCGCCCTACCGCGAAACGCAGAACTACGTCCGCAAGGTCATTGCGACATACAAAAAGCTCTGCGGAGAGTGATCAGCCGCCCGATTGGCGCCCTTCGATCGAGGCCAGCAGGCACGCCCCAGCCAACACCATGCGCCGATCCAACTGGTCTGGCGGCTGGAAGCAATCGATCGCCAGGTGGTAGGTGAACGGGTTGAAGTTCTGCTTCAAATCCGCAACCCTCATTTCCCCCACCAACATGTCGTAATTCTGGGGGATCAAATTTGTGAGCAGGCGCCGCACCAACGCCATCCACAACTGGTCTTCGATCAGAACCGCTACCGGCTGATCCATGGCGTTCATCACCGTCCATTCGTCGCGCGCCAACGAAGCCCAGCCCTTCCGCTGGAACGCACCGATCTTCTGCCCAGTTCGCGCATCCATCACGTCATAGGCGGCCGAAAAATCGATGATCTGACGGGCGAAAATCCCGACCAACTCGGTTTGAAAACCCGGCCCGCCAAATATCCGGATGTCTTCTTTGAGCTTGAATCCCTTTTTTTGCGCCTGCAACACCTGTTGCCCGCCGGAATCATAAATATCGAACGTCGCGCCGATCATCTTCAGCAACTGGCGCTTGAGATAATAGTGGCTCCCCGCAAACGGGTCGATTTCAGAAGGCACAAGCGGCGGCATCGACATAACCGCCGGATTCTAACCCGGAAACCCAATCAATTACAATCGAAAATTTGGTGGAGGCGCCGGGAATTGAACCCGGTTCCAAAACTGTCGTCCCTAAAGCGTCCACGAGCGTCCCCTTCTTTTTGTGTCTCGGCGCGGGCCAATCCCGAAGGTTAGGCTGGCTTCGCACCCAGTCCGGTTGATCTAGCCTTTGGGGTACGGACAGAACCCTTCCAGGCGATCCCTTATTTGCGACGTCTAACTAGGCGGGAAGGGAACCCTACTAGCCGACGAGCTGCGTCAATTAGGCAGCGTAAGCGAAGTTGTTATCTTCGGCAGTTGTTTTTTTGCCGTTTGTTTACGAGGCCAACGGCACCTCGGCTCGCAACCTTAAAGCGATCCAGCTCTGTCGAAGCCTGACGCCCCCAGTTGTCTATCCATTATAACGTCGGGAGCTCCGCCGCGTTCCATAGCCCTAGCCGAGTTGATCAGAACTCAAGGTGGAGAAAACATTCTAGTTTCTCAAACAAACCTTAATATTTGTTTCGTAAACTCGAATGGCTATGCCGACTAAAGTGTACGAAACCCGCATCCGGGCCTCCGTGCAAAGCGTCTGGGACTTCCTGGCTTCCCCCCTTTCGCTGAGGCTCCTCACACCCCCCGACCAAGAAATGGAGATCGTCTCCAAAGACAACCAACTCCGAGAAGGGGTAGTGCAAGAATTCAAAACCAAGCAACTCGGCATTTGGGTCACTTGGAAAATCAGGGTCACCAAAGTCTCAGCCCCCCGCGCCTACACCTATTCCGGCATCAAGACCCCGTTCAAGGAATTCACCCACCACGTCGACCTCATCGACGATTGCGGCGAATCCATCGTGAGGGAAACCGTTCATTACGAACTCAAGGGCGGGGCAATCGGGAACCTGGTCAACGCGGTCAGTTCCGATGAGCGGCTTGACAAATACTTCAAATTTCGGCAACGGACCCTGCGCAACCACATGGAAACCAGCAAAGCCGCCATCAACGCCGAACTTTTTGAAAAAGAAACGGAATATGTCAGCGACTTCGCCCTAGACGAGCAGAAACCCGTCGGCTAATCCATCAGCGATTCCAGGCCGGTCAAAAACCCGTTCCGCCCTTGGATTTTGCGGATGGCCAGCAAGACCCCGGGCATGAAACCGGCCCGGTCGACCGAATCGTGCCGCACCGAAAGCCGCTCGCCAGGGCCGCCGAACAGCACTTCTTGGCTGGCCACGTAGCCGGGCAACCTCACGGAATGCACACGCACCCCTTTGACATCCCCGCCACGGGCCCCATCTGCCTTTTGGACTTCCCCTTGTAGGCGGCGCGGCGCATTCTCCCCCCGGGCGGTAGCAATCCGTTCTGCCGTGTGCCATGCGGTTCCGCTCGGTGCATCCAGCTTTTGCTCGTGGTGCAACTCAATCACCTCGACTTGAGGGAAAAAGGCCGCGGCCCTCTCGGCAAACTGCATCATCAACACCGCACCGATTGCAAAATTGGGCACCAGGATCGCCGGGGTCCCGGAATCTTCGACCGCCATTTGGATCGAACGGAGGTCTTGGGAACCCAAGCCGCTAGTGCCAATCACCACCGCACAATTGCGTTTCAAAGCGCTTATGGCATGGTCGGCCGCACCCGCCAAATGGGTGAACTCGACCAACACGTCGGGGTGGCATCCGTCCAGCATTGCTCCGAGTTTTTGGCTGATCGGGACATCTGGCAAATCGGGGCCCAACGCCGCTGTCGAGGCGAAGTCGCTTGTCCGGTCATAGGCTCCGACGAGTTCCATATCCGGGGCACCGGAGACGGCTTTAACCACTTCCCGGCCCATGCGCCCGCAGGCCCCCGCCACCGCAACGCGCGTCACTTTGCCCTCCGGGTCATTTTCCCATTCGGGGTTTCCACCACATAGGGGTCACCGGATTCGTCCAAGTAAGCCTTGGCATCGCCCATGGTCACATAATGCGCTTTCACCGTTTTGCCCGCCCAAGTCACTTCCCGGGTTCCCAGATACGTGCAATTGATCTCCTTCCACGTCTGGCTGCCGATATCGAAACGGGAATAATTTCGCTGGCCACCTGAGGCCACCTGATCCCGGATGAACCAAAACTCGGGCAGGGCGGCAATCGATTTTCCGCTCGGATAGGCAACCAGGTCGTTGACCGTTTTGCCTCCTTGGTCGACCTTGACATTCGCACCCGATTCATCGAATGTCACCACAATCGATTGCGTGGCAGAATTCCCCTTGAGCGAAGTCCGCTGCAACATCCTCACAGGTTTCCCCTCCTTGTCGTAGGTCGATTCTTGCAAAACGCTGACCTCACGGCCAGCCGATTCCTTGAGCAACATCCCCAGGCGAACGTATTTCGATCCGTCCGGCAAAACTTTGTTGACCAATGTCGCCGACCCCTTGAGGTTCCCGGCGACAACGTCCATCACAACTTCCCCCGCTTGGGCTGCCGTCGCTGATCCGATTGCCAAAACACAGGCGATTACTTTCATACCGTTTCCATGATCTGTTTCGCCGCGCGGACCCCGGCCGAATAAGCTTGGTGGATCCGGGCTCCGCTCAAACCGTCACCCGCAACCAAAATCTTAGCCCCTTCTGGGTTTGCCGATTCAAACCCCACCGTGTTCGCCGCATGGCTGTACCGCCACCGCTTCACCTGAGCTTCAATGAAATCGGGCCGGGAAATGTGCAGCACGCGCCGGACATCCACCCATGTCTCAGCCAAGATGTCCTCGTCCGGTCGCTCAAAGCTGTAACGGCTGTACCGCGCGCTCATCTGGGCCAAGACAGCCGATTTCCCCTTTGGGGCCCGGAACCCGCCCGGAACCTTCACATGCTCTAAGCTGAGCCACGTCAACGGCTGCGACTGGTCCGGGTCGATCAAGGCATGATACGGGCGGTCCAATTCTTCATCGACGCAAAACATCACGCTCAAACATTGCCGGTATTGGGAACCGGCAAAGGTGCGCCGGTCGTTCGCCGATGCCAACAGGGCTTCGGCCTGGGGCAAAGGGGGGGTCAATACGACGTGGCTGAAGGCCTCCCCCCCGATCCGGTAATGGTGGTCCGATTTTTCGAGCGATTGGACTTGGGTCTCCAACCGGACGTCCAATCCATCCGCCAACAGCTTCGCCAAGGTGTTGTTGCCTTGCCGGTAGGAAAACCTCCTCAGCTTGCCCCCTTCCGGATCGACCGGGGTCACCCGGTCGCCCGAAGCCATATGGATCGGGCGGTCGATTTCCACCAGTTCCTCCCGGGGAAGGCTGTCCAAAATCACCTGTTCCAGCTCCGTCCCCCGCGGTGAGATAATGGTCGCGCCATGGTCAAACACGTATGGCCCGATCCGGCGGGTGGCAACGCGCCCACCTAGCCCCCGGGATTTTTCAAAAACCACCGTGGCAATCCCCGCCGCATGGAGGGTTCTGGCCGCCCCGAGCCCGGCCATGCCGGCCCCAACGACCGCAACCCTCACGCCCCGACCGGCTCCCGGTCCGGACTCAGCACATGGGCGGCGGCCTGCTGGCCGCTCAGAACCGCCCCATCAAGCCCGGCATAGGTCGTGTGTTCGCCGGCAACCACCAAGCCCGGTTCTGGGGTTTGGGGCGTCAGGAACCGTTCAAACCCTGCTGGTTGCGGCATTTGGGCGCGGGGGATCCGATCCACACGCAAGGGCCGCCAGGAGTCCACCTTCTGGTCTTTAAACCACCCGCTCAGTTCATATTGGACTGATTTCGCCAGGTTCAAATCAGTGCCCCGTGGGCGACCCAGCACCGTCGCCGCCACCAAGTGCTGACCAGCCGGGGCAAGCTCCCGGCTCGCATTCGTGAGGCAGGCGACATGGTTGACCAAGCCGGTATCTGTACCGTTCAGCATCAGAATCGACTCGTGCCAAGGGCGCTCGGCCGCCGCAAAGTGCACGGTCGCGCAAGATTTGAATGTCCACGGAGTACCGATCCCACTCAAGCGGCAGCTCTCGGGCTGATCCACTGCCAAAACGACCGATTCCGCCGCCAACGTTTCGCCAGAATCCAAAACGACACCCGCCACCCGCCCCGCATCGCGGTGCAACGCAACCGCCCGCGCGCCCATACGCAGCGAACCAGGGTCGACCCCCTCCAAAATCTGCTCGGGGATGGCCTGCATACCCAGGGCCGGGATCGTCGCCGGAGAACGGTCGAGCATCTGCCAATAAAACGCAAATGGACGGCAACTCACGTCAAGTGACCGATCCAAAAAGACCCCACCGAAGAACGGGCGCACAAACCGATCGATCGCTGATGCGCTGACCTTGCGGGCAGCCAAGAATTGCCCGAGCGGCACATCCTCCATCGCCCAAATGTCCGATTCCGACATCTTGTCCAGATCGGCCCCTAACTGGTAGAACCGCATCAGGTCGTTCACCGAGACCCAACCGCCGAACGCCGACTGCAGGATGTGCTCACGGTGCACCTCGCGCATTTTGCGGCCGTCAAAAACCAGGCAGCCCGGTTCAAAGTCTTTCAGCCGCAAACGCCCGAGGTCGAGTTCCAGGCGGGCATTGGGATAAGCCTCGAAGTAAACCTGGAAGCCCCGGTCCAGCAAAAAACCGTCCACGCGGTCTGTGCGCACGCGGCCCCCCGGCGCATCCGCACCATCAATGACCACGACATCCAGACCCGCCTGCTGCAACCGCCGGGCGCAGACCAACCCCGCCAGACCGGCGCCCACCACAACCACAGGTTTTTGCATTCAAACCAAATTTACCTGGTTCGGTTTTTTCGTCCGTGGAGGATTCCTTCAACCAAGAGGCCCCCGGCCCTAGTAAACTTGCCGGACCAACCGAGGAGTGAACACGATGAACCGCCCCCTTGCCATCCTTGCCGCCGCTGCAATCGCCGCCACAGGTTCTGCCGACTGGGTCTTCGGTTCTGGCCGCTACAACGGTATGGGCCGTGCCGGATTGGCCCTTCCTGGCGATTACATCTATTCCGGGCGCCTCAACCCCGCCATGTACGGGTTAGCCCCGTCCAGCTTCCGATTCCAGGTTCCCCGGTTCTCGTTTCGGCTCGATGGAGTTGGGTTCAATGATGTCCAAGACTTTTTTGGCGATGTCAACGGCGGGGGGCTAGATAACGACAAATTGGCCGAAGCCGCCCGCCGGCTCGGAGATGGGGATTTCCAATTCGGGGCGGGGACCGGGCTCGGATTTTTGTTCAACGGGTTCGCCTTGGATTTTGAAGGGGACGCCGTTGTTGCCGGCCTCCCCAACGCGGCCCTCCAAACTTGGGTCGGTTCAGGCGCCCAGGGCAATGTTCCGCTCGCGTCGCGCCTCGACGCCTATGGGCTCGGGGGATACCAGATTGGGGTCGGATACGGCCGGAGGCTCAACACCCCCGGCGACATGGATCTTTCCATTGGGGCAAGGGCCAAATTCGTCCGCAGCTATTTCACCCACCGCTTTGCCGATGCCAACAGCATCCAAAACAACACCGCCGGGGCCCTCAGCCCAGAAATGGGGGGCAAGGACGTCCTCGATGAAAGTGGGTTCGGTTTGGATCTCGGGCTGGTGGCAAGCACCTCTAAAGATCGGGGTTACTTTGCCGGCTTGACGGTTGAAAATCTGATCGTTCCCAAAACCACGTTCGACGCCCTCGCCCCCAACCTCTCTACCAACACCGTCCGGCCCTACTCGCGCACCGTCAACACCGGGTTTGGCTACCTGGCACCCGGCAAGTTTGTCTTCGCAGCGGATTTCGTCGATGTGTTCAACGGTGCGGCCCAACAGGAACTCCGGGTCGGATCCGAACTCACGCTCGGCCGTTTCGCCCTCCGGGGAGGATATGAATCTCGCTCGGGGTTCACCGCCGGGGCGGGTTTCGGGGGTTTTAACATCGCCTTTGGCGGGAATTCCAGCGCGGCCCTTTCTTATGCGCTCCGGTTCTGAACCCAAAATCCGGCAATAGTCCCTCCAGGGAACGGAACGGGGCACCAGCCTGTTATTGTCACCGGGCAGGACGGTCTTTTCGCTCGGGCACCCTGGTTCCCAACCTATGGGTCCTACGGATGCATCCTGGGTAACGAGTCGCCCGTCCCTAACATTTGTGGGGGTGTCTGCCAAAAATGCAGGTGTCCCAGCAAAACCACACTGGAGACAAAAAGAACAATGAAAACATCGAAACTCTTCCTGATGGCCATCGTTGCCCTCATGGTCGGCGCTTTCGCACTCGTCGGTTGCGAACAACCCGCTGCCGATGCCGGTAAGACCGAAGACGCCGCGACCACCGGCTCCACCGATACCGCAGGCAAGCCCGAAGCCCCCGCTACCACTCCCGATGGCGGCGCAACAACCACGCCGGACGAGCACAGCATGGGCGGCGAAACCGCTAAGCCCGAAGGCGAAGCCAAGCCGGAAGGCGAAGCTAAACCCGAAGGCGAAGCCAAACCGGAAGGCGAAGCCAAACCCGAAGGCGGAGCCAAGCCCGAAGGTGAAACCAAAACCGAAGGCCACTAAACCCTCAGGTCATTAAACAAAAGGTGTGCCCCCCGTGCCGTGCATGGGGGGCACACCTTTTTACCCAAATCCGCCAACCAGACCATAATGGAGCATGCGGGTTTTTTCTTCCGTGGCCGTTGCGGCCTTCCTCATCGTCGCGGGGTGTTCGCCAAGCGCACCACCCAAACCAAAGTCGAAGCCGATCAAAGTCGGGGCCGGGGATGCGTTCCTCAAAGACCTCGTCGACTCGGCATGCGGGGCCAATTGCGTCTTTGTCCAATCTGATGGGGCCGAATTCAAAGTCACTTGGGAAAGCAACCGGGGGCCAAAACCGGACGAGAACACGCTAACCGTCGCCACCGGGTTTAGCGGCGGGCGCAGCGGCGGGGCAAACGGGTGGCAAAACTTGGAAACATGGTCGCAAGCGGTCGCCAAACTTGGGCCGATGCTTGCCAAACTCCGGCCAGAAGTCGCAAAGGAGGTCGAAGAGCGGGCCGCCAAAGCCGCCGCCGATATGATGGAAACGGAAACCCAATTCAAAGCCGCCTTGGCCGGTTGCAAAGGGCCGCTCATCACCGGCAACGCCAAACTCGGGCCATTTGCCGAACACTATGGGCTCACGGCAAACGTCAAAGCGGCCGAGTTCAAAGGAGATAAGCCGCCCAAGGCTCTGTTCATCGAAGGAGGCG is part of the Armatimonadota bacterium genome and encodes:
- a CDS encoding FAD-dependent oxidoreductase, coding for MQKPVVVVGAGLAGLVCARRLQQAGLDVVVIDGADAPGGRVRTDRVDGFLLDRGFQVYFEAYPNARLELDLGRLRLKDFEPGCLVFDGRKMREVHREHILQSAFGGWVSVNDLMRFYQLGADLDKMSESDIWAMEDVPLGQFLAARKVSASAIDRFVRPFFGGVFLDRSLDVSCRPFAFYWQMLDRSPATIPALGMQAIPEQILEGVDPGSLRMGARAVALHRDAGRVAGVVLDSGETLAAESVVLAVDQPESCRLSGIGTPWTFKSCATVHFAAAERPWHESILMLNGTDTGLVNHVACLTNASRELAPAGQHLVAATVLGRPRGTDLNLAKSVQYELSGWFKDQKVDSWRPLRVDRIPRAQMPQPAGFERFLTPQTPEPGLVVAGEHTTYAGLDGAVLSGQQAAAHVLSPDREPVGA
- a CDS encoding zinc ABC transporter substrate-binding protein, with amino-acid sequence MRVFSSVAVAAFLIVAGCSPSAPPKPKSKPIKVGAGDAFLKDLVDSACGANCVFVQSDGAEFKVTWESNRGPKPDENTLTVATGFSGGRSGGANGWQNLETWSQAVAKLGPMLAKLRPEVAKEVEERAAKAAADMMETETQFKAALAGCKGPLITGNAKLGPFAEHYGLTANVKAAEFKGDKPPKALFIEGGEDPSPVKALQKQLNAKGADIKIAGELFSDRLAPGQTVTETLRHNVEAVAAGLK
- a CDS encoding lytic transglycosylase domain-containing protein yields the protein MPGNLPDLKTNPLQDGPQLSADFLALVAPYTDFILKQNRKLSPAQAQHIAETILAYSAHYGVDPRLVMALVLCESNFDPNSTSGAGAQGLGQLMPGTARGLGVGNSYDTEENLYGTVKLLRGNLDKYTAKTGDSFEGLVLALAAYNAGPGAVSKHGGVPPYRETQNYVRKVIATYKKLCGE
- a CDS encoding 4-hydroxy-tetrahydrodipicolinate reductase, whose translation is MTRVAVAGACGRMGREVVKAVSGAPDMELVGAYDRTSDFASTAALGPDLPDVPISQKLGAMLDGCHPDVLVEFTHLAGAADHAISALKRNCAVVIGTSGLGSQDLRSIQMAVEDSGTPAILVPNFAIGAVLMMQFAERAAAFFPQVEVIELHHEQKLDAPSGTAWHTAERIATARGENAPRRLQGEVQKADGARGGDVKGVRVHSVRLPGYVASQEVLFGGPGERLSVRHDSVDRAGFMPGVLLAIRKIQGRNGFLTGLESLMD
- a CDS encoding SRPBCC family protein, which gives rise to MPTKVYETRIRASVQSVWDFLASPLSLRLLTPPDQEMEIVSKDNQLREGVVQEFKTKQLGIWVTWKIRVTKVSAPRAYTYSGIKTPFKEFTHHVDLIDDCGESIVRETVHYELKGGAIGNLVNAVSSDERLDKYFKFRQRTLRNHMETSKAAINAELFEKETEYVSDFALDEQKPVG
- the traF gene encoding conjugal transfer protein TraF, encoding MNRPLAILAAAAIAATGSADWVFGSGRYNGMGRAGLALPGDYIYSGRLNPAMYGLAPSSFRFQVPRFSFRLDGVGFNDVQDFFGDVNGGGLDNDKLAEAARRLGDGDFQFGAGTGLGFLFNGFALDFEGDAVVAGLPNAALQTWVGSGAQGNVPLASRLDAYGLGGYQIGVGYGRRLNTPGDMDLSIGARAKFVRSYFTHRFADANSIQNNTAGALSPEMGGKDVLDESGFGLDLGLVASTSKDRGYFAGLTVENLIVPKTTFDALAPNLSTNTVRPYSRTVNTGFGYLAPGKFVFAADFVDVFNGAAQQELRVGSELTLGRFALRGGYESRSGFTAGAGFGGFNIAFGGNSSAALSYALRF
- a CDS encoding FAD-dependent oxidoreductase, which encodes MRVAVVGAGMAGLGAARTLHAAGIATVVFEKSRGLGGRVATRRIGPYVFDHGATIISPRGTELEQVILDSLPREELVEIDRPIHMASGDRVTPVDPEGGKLRRFSYRQGNNTLAKLLADGLDVRLETQVQSLEKSDHHYRIGGEAFSHVVLTPPLPQAEALLASANDRRTFAGSQYRQCLSVMFCVDEELDRPYHALIDPDQSQPLTWLSLEHVKVPGGFRAPKGKSAVLAQMSARYSRYSFERPDEDILAETWVDVRRVLHISRPDFIEAQVKRWRYSHAANTVGFESANPEGAKILVAGDGLSGARIHQAYSAGVRAAKQIMETV